A DNA window from Mastacembelus armatus chromosome 11, fMasArm1.2, whole genome shotgun sequence contains the following coding sequences:
- the tent5bb gene encoding terminal nucleotidyltransferase 5Bb: MLKPTLTSLPCILEVFKTAAQQETRGALCVFHFIRSCVYLTGSSGDCAAVCVSPTHSLDIPSSPVVMSSGDASEQSRRVSVLSWDQVRRLDSILGESVPIHGRGNFPTLSVQPRQIVQVVRARLEERGVVVRDVKLNGSAASHVLHEDNGLGYKDLDLIFGLNLTDDKTFRLVKDVVLDCLVDFLPEGVCRERITALALKEAYVQKLVKVCNETDRWSLISLSNNTGKNVELKFVDSLRRQFEFSVDSFQITLDSLLLFDLCSETAMSETFHPTVQGESMYGDFEEALGHLRSKTIATRNPEEIRGGGLLKYCHLLVRGFRPSSESQMKQMQRYMCSRFFIDFPDISEQQRKLAAYLQNHFAGMEHKRYEYLVTLRQVVDESTVCLMGHERRQTLALISALALRVMAEQNAIPALSNITCYYQPAPYVRDVNFSNYYVAQVQSPMATCSNSYQTWLPCS, translated from the exons ATGCTGAAGCCAACTTTGACATCACTTCCTTGCATTTTGGAGGTTTTTAAAACTGCAGCACAACAGGAGACGCGCGGTGCTCTCTGCGTTTTCCACTTCATCCGCTCTTGTGTTTATTTGACCGGCTCTTCAGGGGATTGCGCTGCTGTTTGTGTATCGCCAACACATTCTCTGGATATCCCGTCCAGTCCGGTCGTCATGTCCTCCGGTGATGCCTCGGAGCAGAGTCGGCGGGTCAGCGTGCTGTCTTGGGATCAGGTGCGGCGTTTGGACTCCATCCTGGGAGAGAGCGTCCCGATCCACGGCCGCGGAAACTTCCCCACACTGTCCGTGCAGCCCAGGCAGATCGTTCAG GTGGTCAGGGCTCGACTGGAGGAGCGAGGTGTGGTGGTACGTGACGTTAAACTGAATGGCTCAGCAGCCAGCCATGTGCTGCACGAGGACAATGGTCTTGGCTACAAAGACCTGGACCTGATCTTTGGCCTAAATCTGACTGATGACAAAACCTTCCGGCTGGTGAAAGACGTGGTGCTAGACTGCCTGGTGGACTTCTTGCCTGAAGGGGTGTGCAGGGAGCGAATCACGGCCCTCGCCCTAAAGGAGGCATACGTGCAGAAACTGGTGAAAGTTTGCAACGAGACAGACCGCTGGAGCCTCATCTCTCTGTCCAACAACACCGGCAAGAACGTGGAATTGAAGTTTGTGGATTCTCTAAGAAGGCAGTTTGAGTTCAGTGTTGATTCCTTCCAGATCACTCTGGACTCATTGCTGCTCTTCGACCTCTGCTCAGAGACAGCCATGTCTGAAACCTTCCACCCAACGGTGCAGGGGGAGAGCATGTACGGAGACTTTGAAGAAGCTCTGGGTCACCTTCGCTCCAAGACTATCGCCACTCGCAACCCAGAAGAGATCAGAGGTGGTGGGTTGCTCAAGtactgccatctgctggtgCGGGGCTTCCGGCCTTCCTCTGAGTCACAGATGAAACAGATGCAGCGCTACATGTGCTCCCGCTTCTTTATTGACTTCCCTGATATAAGCGAGCAGCAGAGGAAACTGGCGGCATATCTGCAGAACCACTTTGCAGGCATGGAACACAAGCGCTATGAGTACCTGGTGACGCTGAGACAAGTGGTGGATGAGAGCACTGTGTGTCTGATGGGCCATGAGCGCCGCCAGACACTGGCACTGATTTCTGCTCTGGCGCTGCGTGTAATGGCTGAACAGAATGCCATCCCTGCTCTGTCCAACATCACCTGCTATTACCAGCCTGCTCCCTACGTTAGAGACGTCAACTTCAGCAATTACTATGTGGCACAGGTTCAGTCACCCATGGCCACATGCAGTAACTCTTATCAAACATGGCTGCCTTGCAGCTGA